Sequence from the Hamadaea flava genome:
GGTCGCAGCGGTACGCAGCTTCTCCGCCGTCTCCTCCAGCGAGGAGACCGACTCGGCCAGCGCCGAGTTGGCGATCATGAAGATCGGGCTCAGGATGGCCGGCAGGAACTGGCAGAGCTGCCCATAAGCCTCGGTGCTCATGGTGACCTCTTGAATGGCGCCCTTCGCCGTCTCCATGGCCGAGGCGATGTTCTGCACCGTGCCGGCGTGCTGTTGGACGACGGCGATCGGGAACTGCACGACCTGTCCGTCACCGGCCATGGCGGCCACCGCCGTCCTGGCCGTCCTCGGCCGGCTGCGGGAACCTTGTGTCGAACGAGTGGATGACCGCGCGGCCGGTCTCGGTGTCCGCGCCCACGGTGGCCTGGACCTCCTCGGCGACCTGCTGCGACAGCTTCGCCTGCGCCTTGCGCATCACGCCCAGGATCTCGGCGGCCAGGTCGGCGCCGCGCAACCGCTGGACCCGATCGTCGAGTTCGAGCTTCTCCACCTGGCCCGATGCGCCTACGGTCACGCGGATCGAGCCGTCGTTGCTCTCCGCCTTGCCGGTCAGCGAAGCGACCCGCGACGAAAGCTGCGCCGCTCTCGCCGCCTGTTCGCTCACTCCCGCGGACCAGCTCTCGAGCCACTCCTC
This genomic interval carries:
- a CDS encoding type VII secretion target, which produces MAGDGQVVQFPIAVVQQHAGTVQNIASAMETAKGAIQEVTMSTEAYGQLCQFLPAILSPIFMIANSALAESVSSLEETAEKLRTAATSTQTTDLAREQATTAITARHPGIELAL
- a CDS encoding YbaB/EbfC family nucleoid-associated protein produces the protein MFQNIDAAEEWLESWSAGVSEQAARAAQLSSRVASLTGKAESNDGSIRVTVGASGQVEKLELDDRVQRLRGADLAAEILGVMRKAQAKLSQQVAEEVQATVGADTETGRAVIHSFDTRFPQPAEDGQDGGGRHGR